The nucleotide sequence ggatgaagagaggtggttcaaagatggaatggaCGTTAATGTGAGTATTTTTAAGTCACTCTCTCACGGAGCAAGATCTCGTCTCTCTGTTTTAATGGTAGTGCTGAATCCTACCTTTGGGGGATgtaggaaggagaagtgCCAAGAGGACATATCTCGTTGAAAGAATAGATAAAACAACcgtgaagaaagaaatgacGAAGGGGTATCACGGAGTTAGGAGTCAATGTTTATGTTTAATTGAAGTGTGAAGTGGATGTAGCATCCCTATGCATAGTATATTATGCACATAACATATGTCATACTGTCCCATCCATGGAcgatccaatccaatccaatgTAGTCTGTCTGAATCCACTCTACTCCTCAGTCTTCAACTTCTTGACAGCTGGGACTTCCCCGTTCCCATTAGCATGTTTAGCGTCCACAATAGCTCTTCGTGCGAGTGAAGCCTATGAATTGTTCATACAATGTATCAGCTCAGAAGTGCTGCCAACAACCACGCTCTACTGAACTGGAATGGACttcgaactcaccttgttcagATTATCGAGCATATCAACTGTCATTTCCCAATCAACACAGGCTAAACCATCATTGGGGTCAGCAAAATCTTGCATAAGTATGATATGCCGATaataactcaccatcagtGATTGATACACCGTACTCCAATTGATCTCTAGGTTTATCCGAGCTTTGTTTACCTCCCTTCAAATTACTTTCGAACCTGCAAAGTCAACAACATCAGTTTATTTAGTCCTAGCCTTAGCCTTAGCCTTAGCCTTTCCAACTATACTTGGTCCTGTGGGCTGTTTATACTGGGATTCGAAAAGCCTGTTACTCACATGATACCGGTgataccttcctcaccagCAGCGATCTGTCCAGCGACGTCCGCAGCCACTTTAGGTTGGTTCAAGTGATTCTTCGACGAGTTACCGTGAGAACAATCTACCATGATTGAAGCGAAGGCGCCGGGGTTTTTGGTTCTCATAGTCGAGAGAGCTTTCTGAACATGTTCGGAGCTGAGGCAGACGAGATATAAGCATCAGCAACTTCTCTCAAATCCGGACCTCtcccatttcttcttttcttcgtTCAAGCCGTATCAGAGGAAATCACTCACGCATAGTTGGGGCCATGGGTACCTCCCCTCAAGATCACATGACAATCTCCATTCCCACTGGTCTTGACGATACTGGCCATACCTTGTGAATTTATACCCATGAAGTTGTGGGGGTGAGAAGCGGATTGCATAGCGTCGATGGCGACTCCGACTGAACCATCCGTACCATTCTTGAAACCTATAGGGAAAGATGCACCGGATGCTAGTTCTCGATGTAATTGAGATTCGGTGGTTCGTGCACCGATGGCTCCCCAGGTTATCAAATCGGCAATGAATTGGGGACTGCgagtggaagaagacgattgaTCACATGGGAAATAGATAAGAAAGGAATAAACGATGATCACTTCATCAGcccaattcttcttctctaaATGAAATTGTCGTGTAAGAGGGTCACCACTCACCTAATCGTATCAAGCAATTCACATCCTACAGGCATACCCATCTCGTTGATATCGCATAACAACTGCCTAGCGATTCTGAGACCTTTGTTGATGGCGAAAGAATTGTTGATATCGGGATCATTGATTAGACCCTTCCATCCTACGGTCGTTCTTGGCTTCTCGCTGCGAGGTAGAATTTCATCATTAGCGAACTATATCATTCGTTCACGATCAATTCGATAATAAAGCCAGATGGTCTTCTAAGTTTTCATTGCTTATTCGATTGGGTTATTTCCGGCACGACAAAGCACATAGGAACATGCACTCACAAGTAGACTCTCATGACGACCTCCAATCCAGGCCATCTACCTTCCTGCACACCTTTTCTCAACCTCGAAGCGTACTCTTTAGCCTGATCAACATCATGTATACTACATGGTCCAACTACGACCAACAATCGGGATAAGGGGTCAGTACCTTGTACGATGGAGGCTGCTGTTCTCctagctgatgagatggtctTGTTCGCCACGGTAGGTACGGGAAGATCATGTCGGAGTAAAGCAGGGGGGATAAGGGGATCGTACTGTTACATACAACCGATATATGAGTATGAGTGAGAAGATGTAGACATGACTCGAGTAGTGAAACCTACACCTGTGACCTTTCGGTCATCTAATGGCCTGTTTCTATCTGGAGAAGGTGTTCCGTGGGACATTTCGCTGGTTCTGTTTTTATCTCTGTAAGGCTGtgagaggaaggggaaagtATATGAATGATCTGAGTAGATGTTATATGTTTTCTCTTATATAGTGAATTATTATCGAATGATCTTCGGTTGATTTCAGCACCAACGTTTTTCGACTTTTGACTCAAAAAAACGGGAGGCATTACCGGCGGAAGAACGCGGGGTAAGGGGATTAATGCCACGTCACTCTACCTCATTCAGAAggatgataacgataatTTCCGCTCAGTCCTTGTCTGTGTTGTGTGTGGTTGTGTATCAAGTGAGTGCGAAGTGTTCGAGTCATTCTTGACAACTTGGatattcctttcttcatcaccacAAAGCACCTGATCTGCTCTCAATCTCCCTGCGGTCACCATAACTAGAACCTAGAGTAACTtcagagaagatgatagatCTTATTCACTGTGAGCTATCCTCCTACCTCTGTAACCTAATAAGCAAATTGAAGGGAACATGACGCTAACCTGGTAGTCTACTTCTCTTCCCAGTCCAAACTGAGAAGGGAGGTAATCCCGATATCGTCCGTGAATcccagaagaagagaggagcAAGTGTGGAGTTGGTagatgaggtgattgagatCTTTGGCGCTCACAAGCAAGGTAAGTGCACAAACATATCTTCACGGTATATTCGATACTCAAATTGGAATTGCACTCCTTCCTTCGTCCTCGTTGGAGATAAGATTGCTGACTTCGGTTCATGCAAACCATAGCCCAGttcgagaaagaaggtgcCCAACGTGAACTGAACGCCCTTCAAAAAGAGATTGGACAAatcaagaaagccaaaggaGACGCCTCAGAGTTGTTAGCCAAGAAAGCAGAATTGGACAAGAAGATTGCGGATTTGGTTACCAAGACGAACGAATTGGTCACGCTGAGAGATAAGAAAGCTGGTTTGATTGGGAATATCGTTGATGAGAGGAATGCCGTTTCGAtgaacgaggtgagttggcgATGGATTCATCCGGTTCAACAAGATGTTGAATGGTCATCTTGGACCAAGTGACGTGCATTTTATCAAGAAAGCTCTAGTCGTTTATATATCGGTTCTGACATATGATGATTGCTTGACGTAGGATGACAACGCTATCCTGCGAGTGTGGCACCCCGAGCCCAACCACAAAGGTAATTCCGGTACCGGTCTAGCTTTAGAAGATAAATCGGAAGGTATATTATCTCATCACGAGGTTTTATACAGATTAGAAGCGTACGATACCGATAGGGGTGTCAAGGTATTTGGACATCGTGGTTTCTACTTGACCAACGATGGTGTAGATCTCAATCAAGCTTTAATCTCTTACGGATTGGATTTCTTGAGGAAAAAGTCTTACAAAAAAATTCAACCTCCTTTTATGATTAAGAAAGATATCATGGCTGCCACTGCTCAATTATCCGAATTCGACGAAGCGTTATATAAAGTCACTGGTGATTCTGAAGATAAATATTTGATTGCCACTTCGGAACAACCTATCTCAGCTATGCATATGGATGAGAATATTCCTCCTCAGAATTTACCTTAtaggtgagtgagaatggGCCATCTGTAATCCAGCTCGAATTTCCTCTGGTAAGAGGGCAATATAGCTGATGTGGGTACTTGACAACAACGCAGATACGCTGGTTACTCTACTTGTTTCAGAAAAGAAGCTGGTTCGCACGGTAAGGACACTTGGGGTATTTTCAGAGTACATCAATTCGAGAAGGTCgagcaggtgagtcagatTCTATAGTACAAATTGCCATATAGCGATGTCTCCCATGTCCTCTTTTCCAACTCCACGTCCTTCTTGCTGACTTCTATTCGCTTTATAGTTTATCATTTGTGAACCCGACAACTCCCCTGCCGAACTCGATCGAATGGTAGAGACCTCTCGAGAATTCTACGAATCGCTTGAAATCCCTTACAGAGTAGTCAACATCGTTTCTGGTGCTTTGAACAACGCCGCTTCGATCAAATACGATTTGGAAGCTTGGTTCCCCTTCCAAGGCGAATACAAGGAATTGGTCAGTTGTTCAAACTGTACAGATTATCGTGAGTGACAAATCTTACATTACAAAACATCACTATGTTCTGACTAGACGTGTTTGTAGAATCAAGATCGTTGAACGTCCGATTGGGATTCAAGACTAAAGATACTAAAGTCGGTTTCGTACATATGTTGAACGGTACCTTATGTGCTACCGAACGAGCTTTGTGCTGCATTGTTGAGAACTACCAGACtccagaggtgagtcatcgcttttcatcctccttgCGAAAGATCAATTTGCTGATTTGCATGATGTCGGACGTCGTAGGGTCTCCGAATCCCCAAAGTACTTCAACCATATATGCAAGGAAGGGAATTCTTACCTTATACCGCTGAGTTGCCAAAGGGAACTACCAGtcaaaagcagaagaagtgAGATC is from Kwoniella botswanensis chromosome 2, complete sequence and encodes:
- a CDS encoding serine-tRNA ligase, giving the protein MIDLIHFQTEKGGNPDIVRESQKKRGASVELVDEVIEIFGAHKQAQFEKEGAQRELNALQKEIGQIKKAKGDASELLAKKAELDKKIADLVTKTNELVTLRDKKAGLIGNIVDERNAVSMNEDDNAILRVWHPEPNHKGNSGTGLALEDKSEGILSHHEVLYRLEAYDTDRGVKVFGHRGFYLTNDGVDLNQALISYGLDFLRKKSYKKIQPPFMIKKDIMAATAQLSEFDEALYKVTGDSEDKYLIATSEQPISAMHMDENIPPQNLPYRYAGYSTCFRKEAGSHGKDTWGIFRVHQFEKVEQFIICEPDNSPAELDRMVETSREFYESLEIPYRVVNIVSGALNNAASIKYDLEAWFPFQGEYKELVSCSNCTDYQSRSLNVRLGFKTKDTKVGFVHMLNGTLCATERALCCIVENYQTPEGLRIPKVLQPYMQGREFLPYTAELPKGTTSQKQKK
- a CDS encoding 3-deoxy-7-phosphoheptulonate synthase, coding for MSHGTPSPDRNRPLDDRKVTGYDPLIPPALLRHDLPVPTVANKTISSARRTAASIVQGTDPLSRLLVVVGPCSIHDVDQAKEYASRLRKGVQEGRWPGLEVVMRVYFEKPRTTVGWKGLINDPDINNSFAINKGLRIARQLLCDINEMGMPVGCELLDTISPQFIADLITWGAIGARTTESQLHRELASGASFPIGFKNGTDGSVGVAIDAMQSASHPHNFMGINSQGMASIVKTSGNGDCHVILRGGTHGPNYASEHVQKALSTMRTKNPGAFASIMVDCSHGNSSKNHLNQPKVAADVAGQIAAGEEGITGIMFESNLKGGKQSSDKPRDQLEYGVSITDACVDWEMTVDMLDNLNKASLARRAIVDAKHANGNGEVPAVKKLKTEE